One genomic window of Euwallacea fornicatus isolate EFF26 chromosome 7, ASM4011564v1, whole genome shotgun sequence includes the following:
- the LOC136340364 gene encoding platelet-activating factor acetylhydrolase-like — MINHLPLATGPFVPGIVDVILGYKKEPFFRLYYPTKEKLNISEQSSKWINWLPDDAYLTGLSRVLMLYKIILKIAFWWAASIKIPAIYGAAPKTDGSSLKCIVMSHGLGGSRFLYSNICCELASRGFVVAALEHKDHSACHTFFYANKDEAEVNKKSIKEFQHIKFGKDHYPRRNEQLRMRSDECGKVIDFFIKLNEGLVPHNVMDDVPFHRNSPIDFSFSQLVGKLDVGNICIMGHSFGAATALYTLSRRPEFKCGILLDPWMFPVKEERLEEKINQPMLFINTQTFHIAANVEAMSKLIKIPNREMYTIKHTTHENQTDSVLLVGYWLNWFMRKLNPLLALKINNSLILKFLSQQVNPLVDISDCTALLEQEKHNIEMGLTKPWA, encoded by the exons ATGATTAATCACTTACCTTTGGCTACAG gTCCTTTTGTTCCAGGAATTGTAGATGTAATCCTCGGCTATAAAAAAGAACCTTTCTTTCGGTTGTACTATCCAACAAaggaaaaactaaatatatcG gaaCAGTCATCCAAATGGATAAATTGGCTACCTGATGATGCATATCTGACGGGATTATCCAGAGTCCTAATgttgtataaaataattttgaaaattgcattttggtGGGCAG CCAGTATAAAAATCCCAGCAATATACGGGGCAGCCCCTAAAACAGATGGCTCTTCTCTTAAATGTATAGTGATGTCCCATGGATTGGGAGGCAGTAGATTTCTGTATAGCAACATTTGCTGCGAACTTGCGTCTAGAGGATTTGTTGTGGCTGCCTTGGAacataa GGATCATTCGGCTTGCCATACTTTTTTCTATGCAAACAAAGATGAGGCAGAAGTCaacaaaaaatctataaaagaATTTCAACATATTAAATTCGGAAAAGACCATTATCCAAGAAGGAACGAACAGCTGAGAATGAGGTCGGACGAATGCGGCAAagttatagatttttttatcaaactgAATGAAGGACTTGTACCCCACAACGTTATGGACGACGTTCCTTTCCATAGGAACTCACCAATAGACTTTAGCTTTAGCCAGTTAGTTGGCAAACTTGATGTTGGAAATATCTGCATTATGGGACATTCTTTTGGAGCAGCCACTGCCTTGTATACTTTATCTAGGAGACCAGAGTTTAA ATGTGGCATTTTGCTAGATCCCTGGATGTTCCCCGTAAAAGAAGAGCGATTGGAAGAAAAGATAAATCaaccaatgttatttattaacactcaaacatttcatattgctGCAAATGTGGAAGCGATGtcgaaattaatcaaaataccAAACAGAGAGATGTATACCatcaa GCACACCACGCACGAAAACCAGACTGATTCGGTTCTATTAGTGGGTTATTGGCTTAATTGGTTCATGCGCAAACTGAATCCCTTGCTTGCGCTTAAGATAAACAACTCtttaattttgaagtttttaagCCAACAAGTAAATCCATTAGTTGATATTTCAGACTGTACAGCTCTGTTAGAGCAGGAGAAACATAACATAGAGATGGGTCTCACAAAACCATGGGCTTAA
- the Echs1 gene encoding enoyl-CoA hydratase, mitochondrial, which yields MASNAFSRLLFFNTSKYLVKNGIPKQNVRFLSSPTVDNYEFIKVSTAGTKNNVGLITLNRPKALNALCNGLILEVSKALDSFEANKQIGAIIITGSEKAFAAGADIKEMQNNTFAQCINTSFLEHWNRVSKTMKPVIAAVNGYALGGGCELAMMCDIIYAGENAKFGQPEILIGTIPGAGGTQRLPRFVGKSKAMEIALTGAQVPAQEAEKMGLVSKVFPVDKLLDETIKLGEKIAGNSQIITRLCKESVNIAYETTLTEGLHFEKRLFHATFATKDRKEGMTAFVEKRPPNFTNE from the exons atggcttcTAATGCATTCTCCAgattactttttttcaatacTTCGAAATATTTAGTGAAAAATGGCATTCCGAAGCAAAATGTGAGATTTCTGTCTAGTCCTACTGTAG ACAACTACGAATTCATCAAAGTCAGCACTGCGGGAACCAAAAACAACGTTGGACTGATCACACTGAACCGCCCCAAAGCCTTAAACGCGCTTTGCAATGGATTAATATTGGAAGTTTCCAAAGCCCTAGACTCATTCGAggcaaacaaacaaattggAGCCATTATTATAACGGGAAGTGAAAAAGCTTTTGCTGCCGGCGCCGACATCAAGGAAATGCAGAATAATACTTTTGCCCAATGTATCAATACTAGCTTCTTGGAGCATTGGAACCGAGTTAGTAAAACCATGAAACCGGTCATAGCTGCTGTTAACGGATACGCA CTTGGGGGAGGTTGTGAATTGGCAATGATGTGCGATATCATTTATGCTGGAGAAAATGCGAAATTCGGTCAACCGGAAATTCTTATCGGAACGATTCCTGGGGCTGGGGGCACTCAGAGATTGCCTAGATTTGTTGGAAAGTCGAAAGCTATGGAAATAGCTCTAACTG GAGCTCAAGTGCCAGCACAAGAAGCAGAGAAAATGGGGCTTGTATCAAAGGTTTTCCCTGTGGACAAGCTGTTAGATGAAACTATTAAACTAGGAGAGAAAATCGCTGGAAATTCACAGATTATAACAAGGTTGTGTAAAGAGTCAGTCAATATTGCTTACGAGACTACGTTAACTGAAGGATTGCACTTTGAGAAAAGACTGTTCCACGCAACATTCGCAACTAAAGATAGGAAAGAAGGAATGACTGCTTTCGTAGAGAAGCGTCCACCCAATTTCACTAACGAATAA
- the LOC136340380 gene encoding uncharacterized protein isoform X2 gives MLICVLVPLLQARPQSRNHDLLTKLGLQKIRSPNTHHRKRLAVESRHQTRSDDSHMFVIKLPPNPHYYAINKPNSFLPDAKKVPVGFKGNGKPGKIYHWNLPVLRKIVESKQKSRTNDADLDLDHPESWNEVLDKPGHHHKKPLKPSYYVPQKPKKSNFMKYFPGNGKPHSLYVIEKNKRAQYHRLLP, from the coding sequence ATGCTAATATGCGTCTTGGTGCCCCTCTTGCAAGCCAGACCTCAGTCCAGAAATCATGATCTACTGACCAAACTCGGCCTCCAGAAAATCAGAAGCCCCAATACTCATCACAGAAAGAGACTGGCGGTTGAATCCAGACACCAGACCAGATCAGATGATTCCCATATGTTCGTTATCAAATTGCCACCAAATCCTCACTATTACGCTATAAACAAACCCAATTCCTTCTTGCCAGACGCAAAAAAGGTACCGGTTGGCTTCAAAGGTAATGGAAAGCCTGGAAAGATCTATCACTGGAATTTGCCAGTTCTAAGGAAAATCGTGGAAAGTAAGCAGAAGAGCAGAACTAATGACGCAGACTTGGATTTGGATCATCCGGAAAGCTGGAATGAAGTTCTAGATAAACCGGGTCATCATCATAAAAAACCGTTAAAGCCTTCATATTACGTTCCCCAGAAGCCAAAGAAGTCAAATTTCATGAAGTACTTTCCAGGAAACGGAAAACCCCATTCGCTGTATGTTATAGAGAAAAACAAAAGGGCCCAGTACCATAGACTTTTGCcgtaa
- the LOC136340380 gene encoding uncharacterized protein isoform X1, whose protein sequence is MYSYRHVFVSIMLICVLVPLLQARPQSRNHDLLTKLGLQKIRSPNTHHRKRLAVESRHQTRSDDSHMFVIKLPPNPHYYAINKPNSFLPDAKKVPVGFKGNGKPGKIYHWNLPVLRKIVESKQKSRTNDADLDLDHPESWNEVLDKPGHHHKKPLKPSYYVPQKPKKSNFMKYFPGNGKPHSLYVIEKNKRAQYHRLLP, encoded by the coding sequence aCATGTCTTCGTCTCCATTATGCTAATATGCGTCTTGGTGCCCCTCTTGCAAGCCAGACCTCAGTCCAGAAATCATGATCTACTGACCAAACTCGGCCTCCAGAAAATCAGAAGCCCCAATACTCATCACAGAAAGAGACTGGCGGTTGAATCCAGACACCAGACCAGATCAGATGATTCCCATATGTTCGTTATCAAATTGCCACCAAATCCTCACTATTACGCTATAAACAAACCCAATTCCTTCTTGCCAGACGCAAAAAAGGTACCGGTTGGCTTCAAAGGTAATGGAAAGCCTGGAAAGATCTATCACTGGAATTTGCCAGTTCTAAGGAAAATCGTGGAAAGTAAGCAGAAGAGCAGAACTAATGACGCAGACTTGGATTTGGATCATCCGGAAAGCTGGAATGAAGTTCTAGATAAACCGGGTCATCATCATAAAAAACCGTTAAAGCCTTCATATTACGTTCCCCAGAAGCCAAAGAAGTCAAATTTCATGAAGTACTTTCCAGGAAACGGAAAACCCCATTCGCTGTATGTTATAGAGAAAAACAAAAGGGCCCAGTACCATAGACTTTTGCcgtaa